A genomic region of Miscanthus floridulus cultivar M001 chromosome 3, ASM1932011v1, whole genome shotgun sequence contains the following coding sequences:
- the LOC136542813 gene encoding probable serine/threonine-protein kinase PBL25, which produces MMCEAYTVMDLLPPVAHIERVWLLDLDLLITLSLLTIDAIEVLELLLFGCADTGYRKKLFGWLRKQRGDRMEAPRHHLGTEDIYIGRDVLERIVDGSEKPSNLKFLLLQLITKFFSDELKLGHGGCGVVYKGILGNRIIAVKRLSSSHTIEDRMFYQEVQSLMRVKHQNIVHFLGYCSHTEEQALELSGNLVMAQLRERLLCFEYINNGSLRDILTDELRGLDWHTRYQIIKGICEGLHHLHKENHIIHMDLKPSNILLDDQMVPKIIDFGLSRLDDKSRTMTVERLITLGYCAPEYQDHGKMSPKSDIYSLGIIVKELVTGSKEKPSIPKVLRRWKHRWNKSANRTPPLLWYKQVSKCLELAIRCTDTKPTNRPDIWDIICELNKVDSGSDVSDAAEWLELEGMIGVEPLEIHLPLQLNKKISCSIELSNNETNGYDFAFMISTTSLRPYCMDPDRGIVPLGSKCSITITLQELEREPPHDYCRDEFSVQSTRVYGNHASSMDMDITQDVFNEEPGKVVDNVDLIVVLDVPPSSTSDQ; this is translated from the exons ATGATGTGTGAGGCGTATACGGTCATGGACCTGCTGCCGCCGGTGGCCCACATAGAGCGCGTTTGGTTGCTGGACCTGGACCTCCTCATTACCCTGAGTCTCCTCACGATAGACGCGATAGAGGTGTTGGAGTTGCTTCTGTTTGGGTGTGCAGATACAGGATATAGGAAGAAGTTGTTCGGTTGGCTGAGAAAACAGCGTGGGGACCGCATGGAAGCGCCTCGCCACCACCTAGG AACGGAAGACATATATATTGGTCGCGATGTCCTGGAGCGTATAGTTGATGGAAGCGAAAAGCCAAGTAATTTAAAATTTTTACTTTTACAGCTTATcacgaaatttttttctgatgagCTAAAACTTGGTCACGGTGGATGCGGAGTGGTTTACAAG GGCATTCTGGGAAATAGGATTATTGCGGTGAAGCGGCTTTCCAGCAGCCATACAATCGAAGATAGGATGTTTTACCAAGAGGTTCAAAGCTTAATGAGGGTTAAGCACCAAAATATTGTGCATTTCCTAGGCTACTGTTCTCATACAGAAGAACAGGCACTAGAATTGTCAGGGAATCTTGTTATGGCTCAACTACGAGAAAGGTTGCTATGCTTCGAGTATATAAACAATGGAAGCCTTCGGGACATTCTTACAG ATGAGTTAAGGGGCCTTGACTGGCATACACGTTATCAAATAATTAAGGGAATTTGCGAGGGTTTGCACCATCTTCATAAGGAAAACCATATTATTCACATGGATCTGAAACCTTCTAATATATTATTAGATGATCAGATGGTGCCAAAGATAATAGATTTTGGTCTATCAAGACTCGATGACAAATCGCGAACCATGACGGTGGAGCGCCTTATAACGTT AGGATATTGTGCTCCAGAATACCAGGATCATGGAAAAATGTCGCCCAAGTCAGACATTTATAGTTTGGGCATTATAGTCAAGGAGCTAGTGACCGGAAGTAAGGAGAAGCCAAGTATTCCTAAA GTACTTAGAAGGTGGAAGCACAGGTGGAATAAATCAGCAAATAGGACGCCGCCATTGTTGTGGTACAAACAGGTGAGTAAATGCCTCGAGTTGGCTATAAGGTGCACAGACACAAAGCCAACAAATAGGCCTGATATATGGGATATAATTTGTGAGCTCAACAAAGTGGACAGTGGTTCTGATGTCAGTGACGCTGCTGAGTGGCTTGAGCTGGAGGGTATGATTGGAGTTGAGCCGCTCGAAATACACTTACCACTCCAGCTTAACAAGAAGATATCATGCTCTATTGAGCTCAGCAATAATGAGACAAATGGTTACGACTTTGCCTTCATGATCTCGACGACTAGCCTACGCCCATACTGCATGGACCCAGACAGGGGCATTGTTCCACTAGGATCCAAGTGTAGCATCACCATAACATTGCAAGAACTAGAGAGGGAACCGCCACATGATTACTGCAGGGATGAGTTCAGCGTGCAGAGCACCAGAGTGTACGGGAACCATGCGTCGTCTATGGATATGGATATCACGCAGGACGTGTTCAATGAAGAGCCAGGTAAAGTGGTTGATAACGTAGATTTGATAGTTGTTCTAGACGTGCCACCATCTTCCACAAGTGACCAGTGA